From Arcticibacter tournemirensis, one genomic window encodes:
- a CDS encoding CPBP family intramembrane glutamic endopeptidase, producing the protein MKLIMQPGTAGLKVLTYFLIMWLATFIAGIIPWLNSLFYFWGVSLLISWLLLRSDHLNLSSLNCIPQNRKHWRQLFAGVFSGCLMLIVTAIITLTLTRASWHYNQNPGIVNILITFMMCASSAYIQEFVFRGYPFQTLLRRYGPWPAQILIAIPFALMHINRSMSLQDVAPVMLTTGLGSLLFGLAYIKTRNLMLPVGLHLGWNFAQALIPRTANTDSKVLITVVSDPGNYSFFTIILPYLLIFTIGCIFLGLTNFEKKETGSLTNEVS; encoded by the coding sequence ATGAAACTAATAATGCAACCGGGCACTGCCGGGCTAAAAGTATTAACCTACTTTCTAATTATGTGGCTGGCCACCTTTATCGCCGGCATTATTCCATGGCTAAACAGCCTTTTCTATTTTTGGGGAGTATCACTTCTAATCAGCTGGTTATTGCTGCGTAGTGATCATTTGAATCTCTCATCGCTCAACTGTATTCCTCAAAACAGAAAACACTGGAGGCAACTATTTGCAGGAGTATTTTCCGGCTGCCTGATGCTGATTGTAACGGCAATCATTACACTAACTCTTACCCGGGCAAGCTGGCACTACAATCAAAACCCAGGCATCGTAAACATCCTGATTACCTTTATGATGTGTGCCAGCTCTGCCTATATACAGGAATTTGTATTCAGAGGATACCCTTTCCAAACACTCTTAAGAAGGTATGGCCCCTGGCCGGCACAAATACTAATTGCTATACCATTTGCTTTAATGCATATAAACCGTTCCATGTCGCTTCAGGACGTAGCTCCGGTAATGCTGACAACCGGACTAGGCTCCCTGCTATTCGGACTCGCATACATCAAAACAAGAAACCTCATGCTGCCGGTGGGCTTACATCTGGGCTGGAATTTTGCCCAGGCATTAATTCCGCGCACAGCGAACACGGATTCAAAAGTGCTGATCACAGTAGTAAGCGACCCCGGCAATTACAGTTTCTTCACAATCATTTTGCCCTACCTGCTCATCTTTACCATAGGATGCATCTTCCTGGGCTTAACCAATTTCGAAAAAAAAGAAACCGGAAGTCTTACAAATGAAGTTTCTTAA
- a CDS encoding LTA synthase family protein, which yields MFHNLQKGRYSVSFAFIALFVLISFLIRTGLLLVSIHKVDFTLFSLLHIYLFGFFYDFGVSLFLTALYNVYLLVLPANWGNTLINKIITCLGLALTLLIVFFSFFAEITFWEEFESRFNFIAVDYLIYTYEVVNNINESYPLPLLIGGVLALVVLVILLFSRIKTFSYTFHSVPSVNQRLATSGILLCLAVAYPFLLSNADAEWGSNRYENELSKAGIYSFFAAFKNNELSYNDFYVRLPTDKAYKLIRNELKTPDDTFLKSGNSIRRLVKNAGPMYKPNVIMITVESLSADFMSHFGNTQNLTPVLDSLADQNLLFSNMYATGTRTVRGMEALSLSVPPTPGNSIVRRQGNGNLNTVGHIFEKHGYSRTFYYGGDGYFDNMNQYFGSNGFNITDRGRNVGLGDTYHTRRIIIKDSQVHFENAWGICDEDLLDAVIRGADADYKAGRPFYNFVMTTSNHRPYTFPYGKIALKQGSREGAVRYTDYAIGEFLKKLGMKPWYKNTVVLIVADHCAKSAGKNEIDISKYHIPCIILNLPGKQKGVFSDMCSQIDIYPTLFGLLGWRYESNMFGQNVFEQSYQPRALLGTYQKLAYLKGDSLVVLGPQQKTETFLYNKAGNEQLPKRLPEMFTDKAIAYYETAYDLFKHGGLRE from the coding sequence ATGTTTCATAACCTACAAAAGGGGAGATACAGTGTATCGTTCGCCTTTATTGCGCTGTTTGTTTTAATTTCTTTTCTGATCCGCACGGGTTTGCTTTTAGTCTCCATTCATAAGGTTGATTTCACACTTTTTAGTTTGCTGCATATTTATCTTTTCGGCTTCTTTTATGATTTTGGAGTTTCTCTGTTTCTGACTGCCCTTTATAATGTATATCTGTTGGTTCTGCCTGCCAACTGGGGAAATACCCTTATAAACAAAATAATTACCTGTTTGGGGTTGGCTCTTACCTTGCTGATCGTTTTCTTTTCGTTCTTTGCCGAAATTACATTCTGGGAAGAGTTTGAAAGCAGGTTTAATTTTATCGCTGTGGATTACCTCATTTATACTTATGAGGTTGTTAACAACATTAACGAGTCATATCCCCTTCCTTTATTAATTGGAGGGGTGCTGGCACTGGTCGTACTGGTAATTCTTTTATTCTCCCGAATAAAGACTTTTTCATATACTTTTCATTCCGTTCCTTCTGTTAATCAACGATTAGCTACATCGGGGATATTGCTTTGTTTAGCAGTTGCTTATCCATTTCTGTTAAGCAATGCAGATGCCGAGTGGGGCAGTAACCGTTATGAAAATGAGCTCTCGAAAGCTGGCATTTATTCTTTTTTCGCGGCTTTTAAGAATAATGAGCTTAGTTATAATGATTTTTACGTCAGGCTCCCTACTGATAAGGCTTATAAACTCATTCGCAACGAATTAAAAACGCCCGACGATACATTTCTCAAGAGTGGAAATTCTATCAGGAGACTCGTTAAGAACGCCGGGCCTATGTATAAGCCGAACGTGATTATGATTACCGTTGAGAGCCTTAGCGCCGATTTTATGTCGCATTTTGGCAATACTCAGAATCTTACTCCGGTATTGGATTCGCTGGCCGATCAAAATCTCCTGTTCAGTAATATGTATGCTACCGGCACCCGGACGGTGCGGGGAATGGAGGCGCTTTCTTTATCTGTTCCGCCGACACCCGGCAACAGCATCGTAAGGCGCCAGGGAAATGGTAATCTGAACACCGTAGGGCATATTTTTGAAAAGCATGGATACAGCCGGACATTTTATTATGGAGGAGATGGTTATTTTGACAACATGAACCAATACTTTGGCAGTAACGGTTTTAATATAACAGACCGGGGAAGAAACGTTGGTCTGGGGGATACTTATCATACCAGGCGGATAATTATTAAAGACAGCCAGGTGCATTTTGAGAATGCCTGGGGAATATGCGACGAGGATCTGCTGGATGCCGTGATCCGGGGAGCGGATGCAGATTATAAAGCGGGAAGGCCTTTTTATAATTTTGTGATGACCACATCGAACCACCGCCCTTATACATTCCCTTACGGAAAGATAGCCCTGAAGCAAGGTAGCAGGGAAGGAGCCGTCCGCTATACAGATTATGCAATAGGTGAATTTCTTAAAAAGCTGGGAATGAAGCCTTGGTATAAAAATACCGTCGTACTGATAGTTGCTGATCATTGTGCTAAGAGTGCCGGTAAGAATGAAATTGACATCAGCAAATATCATATTCCATGCATCATCTTAAACCTGCCGGGAAAGCAGAAAGGGGTTTTCAGCGACATGTGTTCTCAAATCGATATTTATCCAACTTTATTTGGCTTACTTGGCTGGAGATATGAAAGCAACATGTTCGGACAGAATGTTTTTGAGCAGTCCTATCAGCCCCGTGCTTTGTTGGGTACATATCAGAAACTAGCTTATTTGAAAGGAGACAGCCTGGTAGTTCTTGGGCCACAGCAAAAGACGGAAACCTTCCTCTATAACAAAGCGGGCAATGAGCAATTGCCTAAACGTTTGCCTGAAATGTTTACTGACAAGGCGATCGCGTATTACGAAACGGCTTATGACCTATTTAAGCACGGAGGTTTGCGCGAATAG
- a CDS encoding TonB-dependent receptor domain-containing protein, whose product MRYEGSSKFSPEYRWGSFPGISLGWRLSQEPFMKDISFINDIKIRAGYGETGNEGFGAEVSTRMYSADTWWLFDGDWNRTFGVKHNQNRGIKWEVKKEYNAGIDFAILNNKLSGRFDYYKRVIDDLIYDISVSQPPYIYDKTTLNVGSMENEGLEFELNYNAIKTTNWTYSTSIVAAHNKSTLRTLYGSQTFQDEMNFPAPGSPGNAVRLYAGEAIGQFYIWKFAGFTENGDWLLYNKNNEVIPSSDKKLEDKRFLGNAIPKIQLSWNHTVAYKNWDAGVYLRSWLGYDVFNMVNMYYGIPNINGRNVLKSALGDLRNAKEKQLSDYWLEKGDFLKVDAISLGYTFKKNG is encoded by the coding sequence TTGCGATATGAAGGTTCCTCCAAGTTTTCACCTGAATACAGATGGGGCTCTTTTCCGGGAATCTCGCTCGGGTGGCGACTGAGCCAGGAGCCGTTTATGAAGGACATCAGTTTTATTAACGATATTAAGATCAGAGCTGGTTACGGAGAAACCGGTAACGAGGGTTTCGGCGCCGAAGTATCCACCCGGATGTACTCGGCCGATACATGGTGGCTCTTTGATGGAGATTGGAATCGCACATTTGGCGTAAAGCATAATCAGAATAGGGGCATTAAGTGGGAAGTGAAAAAAGAGTATAATGCGGGTATAGACTTCGCCATCCTGAATAATAAACTAAGTGGTCGGTTTGACTACTATAAAAGAGTGATCGACGACCTGATCTACGACATCAGCGTTTCGCAACCGCCATACATTTATGATAAAACAACCCTGAACGTAGGCAGTATGGAAAATGAAGGACTAGAGTTTGAGCTGAACTATAATGCCATCAAAACCACCAACTGGACATATAGCACTTCCATTGTTGCCGCACATAATAAATCAACATTGCGTACACTCTATGGCAGTCAGACCTTTCAGGATGAGATGAATTTCCCTGCACCCGGCTCTCCGGGTAACGCGGTACGGCTCTACGCAGGCGAGGCCATCGGGCAATTCTATATCTGGAAATTTGCTGGTTTTACCGAAAATGGCGACTGGCTGCTGTATAATAAGAATAACGAGGTGATTCCCTCGAGCGATAAAAAGTTGGAGGATAAACGCTTTCTTGGAAATGCGATCCCGAAAATACAGCTTTCCTGGAACCACACCGTTGCCTATAAGAACTGGGATGCCGGTGTATACCTGCGCAGCTGGCTGGGATATGATGTTTTCAATATGGTGAACATGTACTATGGTATTCCCAATATTAACGGCAGGAACGTTTTGAAAAGCGCTCTTGGGGACCTTCGGAACGCAAAAGAAAAGCAGCTGAGCGATTACTGGCTCGAAAAGGGAGATTTTCTGAAAGTGGACGCTATCAGCCTCGGTTATACCTTTAAAAAAAATGGATAG